One Bacteroidales bacterium genomic window carries:
- the atpG gene encoding ATP synthase F1 subunit gamma, with the protein MPNLKEVRNRIQSVITTQQITLAMKLVSAAKLRKATDRIQTYRPYALQLQNIFNKIISELDSTENIPLLEKRSVEHVTFIIFTANRGLCGTFNSSLVKYTLQLFEKDYQAFIRRNTYSIICLGKKGQEALLRKHYNIDNTYHSLIEKPQWDEIASIGDKIIKQFLEKKTDQVVLIYNQFKNAAVFIPTHEILLPFTFDRKETRNPLYIFEPNKQYILRELIPLQIKTSLFKALLESVASEHGARMTAMHKATDNASEMLKELRLYYNKVRQASITKEIIEIISGAEALKGKK; encoded by the coding sequence ATGCCCAATCTGAAAGAAGTTAGAAACCGTATTCAATCTGTGATAACTACCCAGCAAATTACGCTGGCCATGAAGCTTGTCTCAGCAGCCAAGTTACGCAAAGCTACTGATCGTATACAAACCTACCGACCTTATGCATTACAATTACAAAATATTTTCAACAAAATTATATCTGAATTAGATTCAACTGAAAACATACCTCTTTTGGAAAAGAGATCTGTAGAACACGTTACTTTCATTATCTTCACAGCTAACAGAGGATTGTGTGGTACTTTCAATTCAAGCCTCGTTAAATACACTCTTCAACTGTTTGAAAAAGATTATCAGGCATTCATTCGACGAAATACTTATAGTATCATCTGCCTTGGTAAAAAAGGGCAAGAAGCACTCCTTAGAAAGCACTACAACATAGATAACACATATCATTCTTTAATTGAAAAACCTCAATGGGATGAAATTGCATCCATTGGAGACAAAATTATAAAACAATTCCTTGAAAAGAAAACCGATCAAGTTGTTCTCATATATAATCAATTTAAAAATGCTGCTGTTTTTATACCGACACACGAAATTCTTTTACCATTTACTTTTGATCGTAAAGAGACTAGAAATCCTCTATACATCTTCGAACCAAACAAACAATACATTTTACGGGAATTAATACCTTTGCAAATTAAGACTTCTCTTTTCAAAGCTCTTCTTGAGAGCGTTGCCTCTGAGCATGGTGCTCGAATGACTGCGATGCACAAAGCTACAGATAATGCATCGGAAATGCTCAAAGAACTTCGTCTTTATTACAACAAAGTACGGCAAGCTTCCATTACCAAAGAAATCATTGAAATTATAAGCGGTGCCGAAGCTTTAAAAGGAAAAAAATAA
- the atpA gene encoding F0F1 ATP synthase subunit alpha, whose protein sequence is MSQIKPSEVTAILRQQIEGLKLDEQLEETGIVLEAGDGIARAYGLTKVQAGEMVEFEKSGMKGIVLNLEVDNVGIVLLGDAREINEGDVVKRTYRIASIMAGEGLLGRVINTLGEPLDGKGPIMGPLYEMPLERKAPGVIFRQKVKTPLQTGIKAIDAMIPIGRGQRELIIGDRQTGKTAIVLDTIINQRENYEKGQPVYCIYVAVGQKGSTVAQIAKILEEKGAMPYTIIVSATASMPAALQFYAPYAGAAIGEFFRDTGRDALVIYDDLSKQAVAYREVSLLLRRPPGREAYPGDIFYLHSRLLERAAKIIEDDNVARMMNDLPESICHMVKGGGSLTALPIVETQAGDVSAYIPTNVISITDGQIYLESGLFNAGIRPAINVGISVSRVGGDAQIKAMKKVAGTLKIDQAQYRELEAFVKFGSDIDPATKAIIDKGARNVEILKQPQYQPMPVEKQIAIIFVGTQGLLKDVPLDQVKNFEVSYLHYLETHHSDILATLKTGHIDDEIMKKLTEIATEIAKQYKS, encoded by the coding sequence ATGAGTCAGATAAAACCATCAGAAGTAACTGCCATTTTACGACAACAAATAGAAGGTCTCAAACTTGATGAGCAACTAGAAGAAACAGGTATTGTTCTCGAAGCCGGAGATGGAATTGCTCGTGCTTACGGACTTACAAAAGTCCAGGCTGGCGAAATGGTTGAGTTTGAGAAATCTGGCATGAAAGGTATTGTTCTTAATCTAGAAGTTGATAATGTGGGTATTGTACTACTCGGAGATGCTCGTGAAATCAACGAAGGAGATGTGGTCAAACGCACTTATCGTATTGCTTCAATTATGGCAGGAGAAGGGTTGTTGGGAAGAGTTATCAATACTTTAGGAGAACCTCTTGATGGAAAAGGACCCATCATGGGGCCCTTATATGAAATGCCTTTAGAAAGAAAAGCTCCCGGTGTAATTTTTCGCCAAAAAGTAAAAACCCCCCTTCAAACAGGAATAAAAGCCATTGATGCAATGATTCCCATTGGAAGGGGGCAGCGTGAGCTCATTATCGGAGATAGGCAGACTGGCAAGACAGCTATTGTATTAGATACGATTATCAATCAGCGTGAAAACTACGAAAAAGGTCAACCTGTTTATTGTATTTACGTAGCCGTGGGGCAAAAGGGATCAACAGTTGCTCAAATTGCCAAAATTCTTGAAGAAAAAGGTGCAATGCCTTATACTATCATAGTATCTGCTACTGCCTCGATGCCTGCTGCTCTGCAGTTCTATGCACCTTATGCTGGTGCTGCAATTGGCGAGTTTTTCCGTGACACAGGTAGAGATGCCCTTGTGATTTATGATGACTTATCTAAACAAGCTGTTGCATATCGCGAAGTTTCATTGCTTCTTCGCCGACCACCCGGGCGTGAAGCATATCCAGGTGATATTTTCTATCTCCATTCACGACTTTTGGAACGTGCTGCTAAAATTATTGAAGACGACAACGTTGCTCGTATGATGAATGACCTCCCAGAAAGTATCTGTCACATGGTTAAAGGAGGCGGCTCTTTGACAGCACTCCCTATTGTTGAAACCCAAGCCGGAGATGTTTCAGCCTATATACCCACCAACGTTATCTCTATCACCGATGGACAAATCTATCTTGAAAGTGGTTTATTTAATGCAGGTATTCGTCCTGCTATCAACGTGGGTATTTCAGTGAGTCGAGTTGGTGGTGATGCTCAAATCAAAGCCATGAAAAAAGTCGCAGGTACTCTCAAAATCGATCAAGCTCAATACCGTGAACTAGAAGCATTTGTGAAATTTGGCTCCGATATCGATCCTGCTACTAAAGCAATCATAGATAAAGGTGCCCGCAATGTAGAAATTCTCAAGCAGCCTCAATATCAACCTATGCCTGTGGAAAAACAGATTGCTATCATATTTGTTGGCACACAAGGATTACTAAAAGACGTTCCTCTCGATCAGGTTAAAAATTTCGAAGTAAGCTACCTGCATTATCTTGAAACACATCATTCAGATATACTTGCTACCTTGAAAACAGGGCATATTGATGATGAAATTATGAAAAAATTAACCGAAATAGCTACAGAAATTGCCAAACAATACAAAAGCTGA
- a CDS encoding glycosyltransferase: MQLFEWVIYFYVGFNFFLLIVIILKSSVINETPTKPENVNSFSILIASKNEEQNVNQLLYALSQQKLQPTNIVWVDDHSSDKTPLLVSEWGKKLHVLKLVQLPEGITGKRYAWEEGMKHVSTSLVLTIDADCIPVTETWTFFMLSHWNEKIRLVGGGVFGIKENSIFSKCAYHEHAIVVMLGHIAAMLSFPLYVSGANMLFRKEDFMHYLKTSKLLKSPYGDDTLFMNYLIRRYGKNSVKLINDYRTIVLTYLPDGFSSWKNQRLRWLSKTHMFISSYIFWFTFIILLMDISVYGLLFIMPLKGVILLLIKNLIQAKIFYLTGKKFFNLEVNYAWFLISILFFGVIHFILSLKNLVNLLNHSRHRVTI, from the coding sequence ATGCAACTGTTTGAATGGGTTATTTATTTCTATGTTGGATTCAACTTTTTTTTGTTGATTGTTATAATACTGAAGTCAAGTGTAATAAATGAAACACCGACAAAACCTGAGAATGTCAACTCTTTCAGCATTTTAATTGCATCCAAGAACGAAGAACAAAACGTGAATCAACTTCTATATGCACTTTCCCAACAAAAATTACAACCAACGAATATCGTGTGGGTAGATGACCACAGTTCTGATAAAACTCCGCTGCTTGTAAGCGAATGGGGGAAAAAACTTCATGTTTTAAAATTAGTGCAACTTCCTGAAGGCATAACGGGAAAAAGATATGCATGGGAAGAAGGGATGAAACACGTCTCAACATCGCTTGTTTTGACCATAGATGCCGATTGCATTCCAGTTACGGAAACATGGACGTTTTTTATGTTATCTCATTGGAACGAAAAGATTCGGTTGGTAGGAGGAGGTGTGTTTGGAATCAAGGAGAATTCTATTTTTTCAAAATGTGCATATCATGAACATGCCATTGTTGTTATGCTTGGTCATATTGCTGCTATGCTTTCTTTTCCGCTTTATGTGTCTGGTGCCAATATGCTCTTTAGAAAGGAAGATTTTATGCATTATTTAAAAACTTCTAAATTGCTGAAATCTCCATATGGTGATGATACTTTATTTATGAATTATTTAATTCGAAGATATGGCAAGAATTCCGTCAAGCTTATCAACGACTATCGTACTATAGTTCTGACATATCTTCCAGACGGTTTTAGCTCTTGGAAAAATCAAAGGTTACGTTGGTTATCAAAAACACACATGTTCATATCAAGTTATATTTTTTGGTTTACTTTTATAATTCTGTTGATGGATATAAGCGTTTATGGATTGTTGTTTATAATGCCATTAAAAGGAGTCATATTATTGCTTATTAAAAATTTAATTCAGGCAAAGATTTTTTATTTAACGGGAAAGAAATTTTTCAACTTAGAAGTTAATTACGCTTGGTTTCTAATAAGCATTTTGTTTTTTGGTGTTATTCATTTTATTTTATCTTTAAAAAATTTAGTAAATTTATTGAACCATAGTAGGCATCGAGTGACTATTTAG
- a CDS encoding class I SAM-dependent methyltransferase: MLNCPFCAEIAQEGINFSYNFYSCSKCGSLFRKDVNEKVIHQYDSTYYGDRNQKFSIPFYQFLRYLFHSWRWKRIKNFFKEGDYVMDVGCGHGDWLEFLLFEKICIVPIGVELPGYLEEVLNEKCWLTLVTTPFIELDCFHKKIKAVFFLHSFEHMREPIKVLDKSIEILDDKGFIYIAIPNINSLQYKIFRKNWLHLDPDYHVHLPSLQWMKEFFLKKGFVIQNQKQNHFLYSLVGWLFSPLNMLFPRNVSWENLKKSKDEKNNFIFFVTLIWSLIFFLPAVLMYILEVVFRKGATVEWIIVRNN; this comes from the coding sequence ATGTTAAACTGCCCTTTTTGTGCTGAAATAGCTCAGGAAGGGATAAATTTTTCTTATAATTTTTATTCTTGCTCAAAATGTGGATCATTATTCCGAAAAGATGTAAATGAAAAGGTCATACATCAATATGATTCAACTTACTACGGAGATCGCAATCAAAAGTTTTCAATACCCTTCTATCAATTTTTAAGATATTTATTTCACAGCTGGAGATGGAAAAGGATTAAGAATTTCTTTAAAGAAGGTGATTACGTAATGGATGTAGGTTGCGGTCATGGGGATTGGCTAGAATTCCTTCTTTTTGAAAAGATTTGTATAGTGCCCATAGGAGTCGAATTACCTGGTTACCTGGAGGAAGTTTTAAATGAAAAATGTTGGTTGACACTTGTTACAACTCCCTTTATAGAATTAGATTGTTTTCATAAGAAAATTAAAGCTGTATTTTTTCTTCATTCTTTTGAGCATATGCGGGAACCAATTAAGGTCTTAGATAAATCGATTGAAATATTGGATGATAAAGGATTTATTTACATCGCCATTCCCAATATAAATTCGTTACAATATAAGATTTTTAGAAAAAATTGGCTTCATCTTGATCCTGATTATCATGTACATTTACCATCACTTCAATGGATGAAGGAATTTTTTCTGAAAAAAGGTTTTGTGATCCAAAATCAAAAGCAGAATCATTTTTTGTATTCCTTGGTTGGTTGGCTTTTTAGTCCGTTGAACATGCTTTTCCCCCGAAATGTTTCATGGGAAAATCTTAAAAAAAGTAAAGATGAAAAAAATAATTTTATTTTTTTTGTAACTCTTATTTGGTCTCTAATTTTCTTTTTGCCTGCAGTATTAATGTATATACTAGAAGTAGTTTTTAGAAAGGGAGCTACAGTGGAGTGGATAATAGTAAGAAATAATTAA